One Chloroflexota bacterium genomic region harbors:
- a CDS encoding OsmC family peroxiredoxin, giving the protein MTTRRATASWSGDLMGGSGTVTAYSSGLFSDLPVSWGSRTEEVDGRTSPEELLAAAHAACYSMAFSNGLAKAGHPPEHLHVAAEVAFEKVGDGWSVTSSTLQVIGRVSGIDKADFERLAEEAKDGCPISRALKGNVELSVDATLEEPDEG; this is encoded by the coding sequence ATGACCACCCGCCGCGCGACCGCGTCGTGGAGTGGCGACCTGATGGGCGGCTCCGGCACTGTCACGGCCTACTCCTCGGGCCTCTTCAGCGACCTGCCGGTCAGCTGGGGGTCTCGAACCGAGGAAGTCGACGGCCGGACGTCGCCCGAGGAGCTGCTCGCCGCCGCGCACGCCGCCTGCTATTCCATGGCTTTCTCGAACGGGCTGGCCAAGGCCGGTCACCCACCCGAGCACCTCCACGTCGCTGCCGAGGTCGCGTTCGAAAAGGTTGGCGACGGCTGGAGCGTGACGTCCTCGACCCTCCAGGTGATTGGGCGGGTGTCGGGCATCGACAAGGCGGATTTCGAACGGCTTGCGGAGGAAGCGAAGGACGGCTGCCCGATCAGCCGCGCCCTGAAGGGCAACGTCGAGCTGTCGGTCGACGCCACCCTGGAGGAGCCCGACGAGGGCTGA
- a CDS encoding GNAT family protein, translating to MTDSHLSDPPLRALRGELVYLRPAERDDLDRFVRWFADAETTRYLSIRAPFSLPMEEHWFEGMVAEQGKSTYHFVICRLADDEPIGTAGLHNLDLVNGNAEFGISIGEKSEWNKGYGTDALHAICDFGFGQLRLERIELQVYAPNARARRSYEKAGFVLEGTLRHRHFAEGHHDDVLIMSLLREEWAAQSRRRSWELNELG from the coding sequence ATGACCGACTCCCACCTATCAGATCCACCCCTTCGCGCCCTCCGCGGTGAGCTGGTCTACCTGCGTCCCGCCGAGCGCGACGACCTGGACCGATTCGTCCGCTGGTTCGCAGATGCCGAGACGACCCGCTACCTGAGTATCCGCGCCCCGTTCAGCCTGCCGATGGAGGAGCACTGGTTCGAGGGAATGGTGGCCGAGCAGGGCAAGAGCACCTACCACTTCGTCATCTGCCGCCTGGCAGATGACGAGCCGATCGGCACCGCCGGCCTCCACAACCTGGACTTGGTGAACGGCAACGCCGAGTTCGGGATCAGCATTGGCGAGAAGAGCGAGTGGAACAAGGGGTATGGGACCGATGCCCTGCACGCGATCTGCGATTTCGGGTTCGGACAGCTGCGTCTCGAGCGAATCGAGCTCCAGGTCTACGCGCCAAACGCCCGCGCCCGGCGCTCCTACGAGAAGGCCGGGTTCGTGCTTGAAGGAACACTGCGGCACCGCCATTTCGCTGAAGGACACCACGACGACGTCCTGATCATGTCGCTGCTGCGCGAGGAGTGGGCTGCCCAGTCTCGTCGCCGATCGTGGGAGCTGAACGAGCTCGGCTGA
- a CDS encoding HIT domain-containing protein — MFELRRDPVTGWWSAIVTDRAFEHASFTVEAAPVEGTHCRHCDEAPEGDDDDVRRVTLRADAFQIVEAGREPAAQLSMLPEVAASRGSWEIVVGPRDHHERFADAQPHLAERLLRAVRDGMLELGAAARPPDEPMYVQALQSYGRQAGSRTQHLNFELYAIPQIPHRVAEEIGGGARHMISRQACVWCAMAAAEEENGARLVLADERFVVVAPAASRSAFELLVIPREHAADFTGLDDEAIGACRATLQRTLGALGVLGDPPYNLFLHTAPAGERLDQTYHWHWELHPRLRVIAGLERATALAVNPAAPEYAAEVLRDHLARAPR; from the coding sequence ATGTTCGAGCTGCGCCGGGACCCAGTCACGGGCTGGTGGTCGGCGATCGTCACCGACCGGGCGTTCGAACACGCCTCGTTCACGGTCGAGGCGGCGCCGGTGGAAGGGACCCACTGCCGCCACTGTGACGAGGCGCCGGAGGGGGATGACGACGACGTCCGGAGGGTGACATTGCGAGCCGACGCGTTCCAGATCGTGGAGGCCGGACGCGAGCCGGCGGCCCAACTGTCGATGCTCCCCGAAGTGGCCGCCTCGCGCGGGTCGTGGGAGATCGTGGTCGGGCCGCGCGACCACCACGAGCGGTTCGCCGATGCGCAGCCACATCTCGCCGAGCGGTTGTTGCGGGCCGTGCGCGACGGGATGCTGGAGCTGGGCGCCGCTGCCCGACCGCCGGACGAGCCGATGTACGTGCAGGCGCTCCAGTCCTACGGCCGCCAGGCCGGGTCGCGGACCCAGCACCTGAACTTCGAGCTGTATGCGATCCCCCAGATCCCGCACCGCGTGGCGGAAGAGATCGGCGGCGGCGCGCGCCACATGATCTCCCGCCAGGCCTGCGTGTGGTGCGCGATGGCCGCCGCCGAGGAGGAGAACGGTGCGCGCCTGGTGCTGGCTGACGAGCGGTTCGTGGTCGTGGCCCCGGCCGCCAGCCGTTCGGCCTTCGAGCTGCTGGTGATCCCGCGCGAGCATGCGGCGGACTTCACCGGCCTCGACGACGAAGCGATCGGCGCCTGCCGTGCCACGCTTCAGCGCACCCTCGGCGCGCTCGGGGTCCTGGGCGACCCGCCGTACAACCTGTTCCTCCACACCGCGCCCGCCGGGGAGCGGCTGGACCAGACCTACCACTGGCACTGGGAGCTCCATCCGCGGCTGCGAGTCATCGCCGGCCTGGAGCGCGCCACCGCGCTGGCGGTGAACCCCGCCGCGCCCGAGTACGCCGCCGAGGTCCTCCGCGACCACCTGGCCCGCGCACCCCGTTGA
- the pyrR gene encoding bifunctional pyr operon transcriptional regulator/uracil phosphoribosyltransferase PyrR, with protein sequence MTSERRIFDADDLRRALTRIAHEIVERHEGTHDLVLVGLRTRGHPLAERLAGLIEEHEHVRPPVGSLDITFYRDDLTRLAHAPIVKRSDLGPDVSDRTVVLVDDVLYTGRTIRAALDALTDHGRPRAVRLAVVVDRGHRELPIRPDFVGKNLPTSADEVVHVRLVETDGVDEVVLTRSDGAPA encoded by the coding sequence ATGACCTCCGAGCGCCGCATCTTCGACGCCGATGACCTCCGCCGGGCCCTGACCCGGATTGCGCACGAGATCGTCGAGCGCCACGAGGGCACCCATGACCTGGTCCTGGTTGGATTGCGCACTCGCGGCCATCCGCTGGCCGAGCGGCTGGCTGGGCTCATCGAGGAGCACGAGCACGTCCGCCCGCCGGTTGGCTCGCTGGACATCACGTTCTACCGAGACGACCTGACCCGGCTGGCCCACGCGCCCATCGTCAAGCGCAGCGACCTGGGCCCTGACGTCTCCGATCGCACGGTGGTGCTGGTCGACGACGTCCTGTACACGGGCCGAACGATCCGGGCCGCCCTCGACGCCCTGACCGATCACGGTCGCCCGCGGGCCGTGCGCCTGGCGGTGGTGGTCGACCGCGGACACCGCGAGCTCCCCATCCGGCCCGATTTCGTGGGCAAGAACCTGCCCACCAGCGCAGACGAGGTGGTCCATGTCCGCCTGGTCGAAACCGATGGGGTTGACGAGGTGGTCCTCACCCGGTCCGATGGAGCCCCGGCGTGA
- a CDS encoding aspartate carbamoyltransferase catalytic subunit, with product MTATWISTWTRRHLLDVDELSRAELEAVLDLGVELRGRRAARELPDSLRGLAVGLAFYEPSTRTRVSFELAARELGATVTDLSVAGSSVAKGESLIDTLRTLERTGVRMVVLRHAASGAPYLAARSLERAAILNAGDGTHAHPTQALLDALTLREALGSLEGARVVIVGDAAHSRVARSDLHALVRLGASVVLSGPPAWVNPFAGWPGVSVVTDLATALSGADAVVALRVQRERAAGSGVPSLGEYVSRWGLTAEKLERACPGAWLMHPGPANEGVEIAAELSTDPRSLIGRQVENGVPIRMAVLSLLAVEMDRW from the coding sequence GTGACGGCCACCTGGATCTCCACCTGGACCCGGCGCCACCTGCTGGACGTCGACGAGCTGTCGCGGGCGGAGCTGGAGGCGGTCCTCGATCTGGGCGTCGAGCTGCGCGGCCGCCGGGCCGCCAGGGAGCTGCCCGACAGCCTGCGCGGCCTGGCGGTGGGCCTGGCCTTCTACGAGCCGTCGACCCGGACCCGGGTCAGCTTCGAGCTGGCGGCTCGCGAACTCGGGGCCACGGTCACCGATCTATCGGTGGCGGGCAGCAGCGTGGCCAAGGGCGAGTCGCTGATCGACACGTTGCGGACACTGGAGCGGACCGGGGTCCGGATGGTCGTGTTACGCCACGCGGCCAGCGGAGCGCCGTACCTGGCCGCGCGCTCGCTGGAGCGGGCCGCCATCCTCAATGCCGGCGACGGCACCCACGCCCACCCCACCCAGGCGCTCCTGGATGCGCTCACCCTGCGCGAGGCGCTGGGCTCGCTGGAGGGAGCGCGGGTTGTGATCGTGGGCGACGCGGCCCATTCGCGGGTCGCCCGATCGGATCTGCATGCCCTGGTTCGGCTCGGTGCCTCGGTGGTTCTCAGCGGACCGCCAGCCTGGGTCAACCCCTTCGCGGGCTGGCCCGGCGTGTCGGTCGTGACCGACCTCGCCACGGCTTTGTCCGGTGCCGACGCGGTGGTGGCGCTCCGCGTCCAGCGCGAGCGGGCGGCCGGCAGCGGAGTCCCGTCATTGGGCGAGTACGTCTCGCGCTGGGGGCTGACCGCGGAGAAGCTCGAGCGCGCGTGCCCCGGGGCGTGGCTCATGCATCCGGGCCCGGCCAACGAAGGAGTTGAGATCGCCGCCGAGCTGTCCACCGACCCTCGCAGCCTGATCGGGCGCCAGGTCGAGAACGGGGTCCCCATCCGGATGGCGGTCCTGTCCCTGCTGGCGGTGGAAATGGACCGATGGTGA
- a CDS encoding dihydroorotase translates to MVIDRFGSLADPPATFALTGVRVIDPSTNTDVVRDLVVADGVIRNGDAPSGIPRIDAAGLVAAPGLCDLHTHLRTPGDEGAETIASGTRAAAHGGFTTVCAMPNTDPPLDDALRVRGLLAEAAHAAARVRVVAAATRGRAGEQLTDHGALAAAGAIGFSDDGVAVAPAAVARQALAYLASLGLPLVEHAEEPDLAAGGLMRGGPTATRLGLGGWPASAELAIVERDLALAAETGGWIHFTHLATAAGLEPIRRARASGTRVTCDVTPHHLALTDAWVAGDRHFAWENGHDPEPGASAGLDPAFAYDGVCRVNPPLPTRDDAMALLAAVADGTVDAIATDHAPHPPERKAVPFAEAAPGLIGLETALGIGLAAVAAGHLELSTLLAALSTRPAALIGEARSMAAGSNADLVVFDPQRSWRVERAALASRSANTPLVGMDLPGVVRLTVAAGRITYDAGLIGSE, encoded by the coding sequence ATGGTGATCGACCGATTCGGGTCCCTCGCTGATCCGCCGGCCACCTTCGCGCTGACCGGCGTGCGGGTCATCGACCCGTCGACGAATACCGATGTCGTCCGCGACCTCGTGGTCGCGGACGGGGTGATCCGCAATGGCGACGCCCCGTCCGGCATCCCGCGCATCGATGCTGCCGGGCTGGTGGCCGCTCCGGGACTGTGCGACCTCCATACGCACCTGCGCACTCCGGGGGACGAGGGAGCCGAGACGATAGCCAGCGGGACCCGGGCGGCGGCACACGGCGGCTTCACCACGGTATGCGCGATGCCGAACACCGATCCACCACTCGACGATGCGCTCCGGGTGCGGGGCCTATTGGCCGAAGCCGCCCACGCCGCCGCCCGTGTGCGTGTCGTGGCCGCCGCCACCCGCGGCCGTGCCGGGGAACAGCTGACCGACCACGGGGCGCTGGCGGCCGCCGGGGCGATCGGCTTCAGCGACGATGGAGTCGCGGTCGCCCCGGCGGCGGTAGCCCGGCAGGCACTCGCCTACCTTGCGTCGTTGGGCCTCCCGCTGGTCGAGCACGCCGAGGAGCCGGACCTGGCAGCCGGGGGCCTGATGCGGGGCGGGCCCACCGCCACCCGGCTGGGCCTGGGTGGCTGGCCGGCCAGCGCCGAGCTGGCCATCGTCGAGCGCGACCTGGCGCTGGCCGCCGAGACCGGAGGCTGGATTCACTTCACGCACCTGGCCACCGCCGCGGGGCTTGAGCCCATCCGGCGCGCCCGCGCCAGCGGGACGCGTGTCACCTGCGACGTAACGCCGCACCACCTGGCGCTGACCGACGCGTGGGTGGCCGGAGACCGCCATTTCGCGTGGGAGAACGGTCACGATCCCGAGCCGGGCGCATCGGCCGGGCTGGATCCGGCATTCGCCTACGACGGGGTGTGCCGCGTGAATCCTCCCCTCCCCACGCGCGACGATGCGATGGCCCTGCTGGCCGCGGTGGCCGACGGGACGGTGGATGCCATCGCCACCGACCACGCCCCCCACCCGCCCGAGCGCAAGGCCGTGCCCTTCGCCGAGGCCGCGCCAGGCCTGATCGGGCTGGAAACCGCGCTCGGCATCGGTCTGGCGGCCGTCGCGGCCGGCCACTTGGAGCTATCGACGCTGCTGGCGGCCCTGTCAACCCGCCCGGCCGCTCTCATCGGTGAGGCGCGCTCGATGGCCGCCGGATCCAACGCGGACCTCGTCGTCTTCGACCCCCAGCGCAGCTGGCGGGTCGAGCGCGCGGCCCTGGCCAGCCGGTCGGCCAACACGCCGCTGGTCGGCATGGACCTGCCGGGCGTGGTGCGGCTGACGGTGGCCGCCGGGCGGATCACGTACGACGCCGGCCTGATCGGTTCGGAGTGA